One genomic window of Fusibacter sp. A1 includes the following:
- a CDS encoding DJ-1/PfpI family protein, translating into MGKKVLVLASNYGLWAEELQAPWDIMKSAGFDLTLATYKGMTPLPGSMSMDPDFIDPQQGVAMNPQKVIDRVNEILDTGEWDNSIKFSDADMDQYDALVMVGGAGSPLDIAGNLTVHELIYKAYKSGKIIGALCYTVGALAFTRDPENDYRSVIYGKKVTAHPHEWDFVGDHNFEFHRPTPTNPDMKLMINGFLFPLQFMVEDAVGDRKLVSADPTTSRENPCVIYDHPFVTGLSVESSSAYGHKLVEVINKM; encoded by the coding sequence ATGGGAAAGAAAGTGCTTGTTCTTGCTTCAAATTATGGCCTTTGGGCCGAAGAACTTCAGGCGCCGTGGGATATTATGAAATCCGCGGGTTTTGATCTCACTTTGGCAACCTACAAAGGCATGACTCCGTTACCTGGTTCGATGAGTATGGATCCAGACTTTATTGATCCCCAGCAGGGGGTGGCGATGAATCCGCAGAAGGTGATCGACCGTGTCAATGAGATTCTGGATACGGGTGAATGGGATAATTCGATTAAGTTTTCAGATGCTGACATGGATCAGTATGACGCTCTTGTCATGGTGGGTGGCGCAGGTTCTCCCCTTGATATCGCAGGTAATCTGACGGTTCATGAACTGATCTACAAAGCATATAAGAGTGGTAAGATAATCGGCGCCCTATGTTATACGGTGGGTGCGCTGGCATTTACCAGGGATCCCGAAAATGACTATAGAAGTGTGATTTACGGTAAGAAGGTAACTGCACATCCGCATGAATGGGACTTTGTGGGGGATCATAATTTTGAGTTCCATCGTCCTACTCCGACTAATCCGGATATGAAGCTTATGATTAACGGTTTTCTTTTTCCTTTGCAGTTTATGGTGGAGGATGCTGTCGGTGACAGAAAGTTAGTTAGCGCAGATCCGACGACGAGTCGTGAAAATCCATGCGTGATCTACGACCATCCTTTTGTGACAGGATTGTCCGTTGAATCGTCATCGGCCTATGGTCACAAACTGGTCGAAGTCATAAACAAAATGTAG
- a CDS encoding MBL fold metallo-hydrolase — protein MEQLMKPFDVKVIDLSEEVRIHTFICPEDFLSVATHVIEGPNKLIVVDGQLVNYYAHAFRKYVDDIGKPIERVYLSHDHPDHFFGLSAAFYDLPIYALPETIDSLIESGETIRSELKHIFGEGVPDFIVIPEHKVGLDDQLIDGIRFSFDRVTDAEVKFQLVIKLPDYGVTILQDLLYSGSHVYIESTALENWTDYLEEMATHEKMLFMPGHGEPADHKEVLANIDYIKTVVGLAIKYQPDVAAYKAAVLELYPDRMAPQIIDIYGPRLFGETQ, from the coding sequence ATGGAACAGTTAATGAAACCCTTTGATGTAAAGGTGATAGATCTTTCAGAAGAGGTTCGCATTCACACGTTCATCTGTCCCGAGGACTTCTTGTCTGTCGCGACACATGTCATCGAAGGCCCGAACAAGCTCATTGTGGTTGACGGGCAGCTTGTCAATTACTATGCTCATGCGTTTCGAAAGTATGTAGATGATATTGGTAAGCCTATCGAACGCGTATACCTATCACATGACCATCCCGACCACTTCTTTGGTCTGAGCGCCGCGTTTTACGATTTACCGATATATGCCTTGCCTGAAACGATCGATTCACTTATAGAAAGCGGTGAAACCATTCGAAGTGAACTTAAGCACATTTTTGGAGAAGGTGTACCGGATTTTATTGTGATACCTGAGCATAAAGTGGGGCTTGACGACCAGTTGATTGACGGTATCAGGTTTTCTTTTGACCGGGTCACAGATGCCGAAGTGAAGTTTCAGCTAGTGATCAAACTACCCGATTACGGTGTGACGATTTTACAGGACTTGCTCTATAGTGGCAGTCACGTATATATCGAAAGCACCGCACTTGAAAACTGGACGGATTACCTTGAAGAGATGGCAACGCATGAAAAGATGCTGTTTATGCCTGGACACGGTGAACCTGCCGATCACAAGGAGGTCTTAGCGAATATTGACTACATTAAGACGGTCGTCGGATTGGCTATTAAATATCAGCCGGATGTAGCAGCGTATAAGGCTGCGGTGCTTGAGTTATACCCTGACAGAATGGCTCCTCAGATTATCGATATCTACGGACCAAGATTGTTCGGTGAAACTCAGTAA
- a CDS encoding peptide-methionine (S)-S-oxide reductase, with translation METVYFAGGCLWGVQAFMKTLPGVVATEAGRANGRTQSLEGPYDGYAECVKTTYEPDVVSLTELMSYFFEIIDPYSLNRQGDDIGEKYRTGVYSLSKEHLEEVEAFIKLREDRDRVVVEVLPLANYVRSAEEHQDRLTRCPDDYCHLPDSLLTKYKDNEV, from the coding sequence ATGGAAACAGTCTATTTTGCAGGTGGGTGTCTTTGGGGAGTGCAAGCTTTTATGAAGACATTACCTGGTGTTGTGGCTACTGAAGCTGGACGAGCGAATGGTAGGACACAAAGCTTAGAGGGGCCATATGACGGGTATGCGGAGTGTGTGAAAACGACGTATGAACCGGATGTGGTCTCCTTAACCGAGCTGATGAGCTATTTTTTTGAAATTATTGATCCCTATAGTCTGAACAGGCAAGGGGATGATATTGGTGAAAAGTACCGAACGGGGGTATATAGCTTATCTAAGGAGCACCTTGAAGAGGTTGAAGCCTTTATTAAATTGAGAGAGGACCGTGACAGAGTAGTGGTCGAAGTCTTGCCGCTTGCCAACTATGTGAGAAGCGCAGAGGAACACCAAGACAGGTTGACGAGGTGTCCTGATGATTACTGTCATCTTCCGGATTCGCTTTTAACAAAGTATAAAGACAATGAAGTGTGA